A single Oncorhynchus mykiss isolate Arlee chromosome 22, USDA_OmykA_1.1, whole genome shotgun sequence DNA region contains:
- the LOC110501749 gene encoding LON peptidase N-terminal domain and RING finger protein 2, producing METGIQAHQFVHAVSSPRAAGISTEMLEVAAEATRAGDYDLAAEIYSSQLVDLQHPDRGICLLKANALAQAGRIAEALDSYCTAANISKLRPDELQLLVVNIARTLREKELNIHGKATSCHKSGNGDDRVDADTEAFEDEPLDLFSCRLCRCLLSEPTTMECGHTFCKHCLEKETVKDCIQCKHKLNKDIQILPIGLRVNVILSSLLDKWFDSESKARRHWIEGEVSQKKHDYTDALEKYNKALELAPSVGRLLGQRAELHLESKNYIQAIQDAESLCRLNPLWPKAHYIKASALSKANRNDEALKEYFMCVALKPDWTMVKLEAQKVLSELFSSVFEKDGQPTPIHPLQGGPSTRLLKPPALYGSLNPFTMPQKPGCSSQDLEFRVSKSSLCDGPSDSSKHPLSPSSEAEKPLLEDAKSLASVLAAQPAPPGSLKRRHSGDGIAFSPPSKLFRPDEACSSSHLPAAYLWGRTVSKDLLDSRDMECSLCMRLFFEPVSTPCGHTFCLKCLERCLDHNPNCPLCKENLSEYLATRGFNKTLLMEEVLQRYLGDELAERKKIHEEEMKELANLNQEVPIFVCTMAFPTIPCPLHIFEPRYRLMIRRSMETGTKQFGMCIADELKGFADYGCMLEVRDVKFFPDGRSVVDTIGVSRFRVLSHGQRDGYNTAKIEYLEDKKVEGQEFVELQKLYVSVYDQASGWFISLKDNMKSQIISHFGHLPGKDPDPQGNPSGPAWAWWLLAVLPLDNRAQLTILAMPSLKDRLIAIRRVLIFVTRKRPR from the exons ATGGAGACGGGAATCCAAGCCCACCAGTTTGTCCACGCGGTATCCAGCCCTAGAGCAGCGGGTATATCCACTGAAATGCTCGAGGTGGCAGCGGAAGCAACCCGGGCAGGTGACTACGACCTTGCCGCGGAAATCTATAGCTCTCAGCTGGTGGACCTCCAACATCCAGACCGGGGTATCTGTTTGCTCAAAGCTAACGCTCTTGCCCAGGCCGGGCGAATAGCGGAGGCGCTTGACTCGTACTGCACCGCGGCCAACATTAGCAAACTTCGGCCGGACGAATTGCAGCTTTTGGTTGTAAACATAGCACGGACTCTTCGCGAGAAGGAGCTAAACATTCATGGGAAGGCAACGAGTTGTCATAAAAGTGGGAATGGAGACGATCGTGTCGATGCCGATACAGAGGCATTTGAGGACGAACCCCTGGACTTGTTTTCGTGCCGCCTTTGTAGGTGTTTACTGTCAGAACCAACCACCATGGAGTGCGGCCATACGTTttgcaaacattgtttagaaaaaGAAACTGTCAAAGACTGCATACAATgcaaacataaactgaacaaagaCATACAGATCCTACCCATTGGGCTTAGAGTAAATGTCATCCTCAGTAGTTTGTTGGATAAATGGTTCGACTCTGAAAGTAAAGCCAGGAGGCATTGGATAGAAGGTGAGGTCTCACAGAAGAAGCACGACTACACAGATGCTTTGGAGAAGTACAACAAAGCCTTAGAACTGG CGCCATCTGTAGGTCGGCTACTGGGACAGCGTGCTGAGCTACACTTGGAGAGTAAGAACTACATCCAGGCCATCCAGGATGCAGAGAGCCTGTGTAGACTCAACCCTCTCTGGCCAAAG GCCCACTACATTAAGGCCTCAGCCCTGAGTAAAGCCAACCGTAACGATGAGGCCTTAAAGGAGTACTTCATGTGTGTGGCACTGAAACCTGATTGGACGATGGTGAAGCTGGAAGCCCAGAAG GTGCTTAGTGAGCTGTTCTCGTCAGTGTTTGAGAAGGATGGTCAGCCCACTCCCATACATCCTCTACAGGGTGGTCCCTCCACTCGCCTCCTTAAGCCCCCCGCCCTGTACGGCTCTCTAAACCCCTTCACCATGCCACAGAAGCCTGGCTGCTCCTCACAG GACTTAGAGTTCAGAGTGAGTAAGAGTTCTTTGTGCGATGGTCCCTCAGACTCCTCCAAACATCCCCTGTCCCCCAGCAGTGAAGCTGAGAAGCCCTTGCTAGAAGATGCCAAGAGCCTGGCCAGTGTCCTGGCTGCCCAGCCTGCCCCCCCAGGCAGCCTCAAGAGGAGACACAGTGGGGACGGCATAGCCTTCAGCCCTCCCTCCAAACTTTTCAGACCAGATGAAGcctgctcctcctctcaccttcctgCTGCTTACCTCTGGGGAAGGACGGTGTCCAAAGACCTGCTCGACAGTAGAGATATGGAGTGCTCCCTCTGTATGAG GCTGTTCTTTGAGCCTGTCTCCACCCCCTGTGGACACACCTTCTGCCTCAAGTGTCTAGAGCGCTGTCTGGACCACAACCCCAACTGCCCTCTCTGCAAAGAGAACCTCTCCGAG TATCTGGCCACAAGAGGGTTCAACAAGACCCTGCTGATGGAGGAAGTGCTGCAGCGTTACCTGGGAGATGAGCTGGCAGAGAGGAAGAAgatccacgaggaggagatgaaggAACTGGCAAA CTTGAACCAGGAAGTGCCGATCTTTGTGTGCACCATGGCCTTCCCCACCATCCCCTGTCCACTGCACATCTTCGAACCACGCTACCGCCTCATGATCCGCCGCTCCATGGAGACCGGTACCAAACAGTTTGGTATGTGCATCGCTGATGAGTTGAAGGGTTTTGCTGATTACGGCTGCATGCTGGAGGTCCGGGACGTCAAGTTTTTTCCTGATGGGAGGTCTGTGGTCGACACCATCGGTGTGTCCCGCTTCAGAGTACTGAGCCACGGCCAGAGAGACGGATACAACACGGCAAAGATCGAGTACCTGGAGGATAAGAAG GTGGAGGGCCAGGAGTTTGTGGAGCTGCAGAAGCTTTATGTCTCTGTGTATGACCAGGCCAGCGGCTGGTTCATCTCCCTTAAAGACAACATGAAGAGCCAGATAATCAGCCACTTTGGACACCTACCCGGGAAGGACCCTGACCCACAG ggTAATCCCAGTGGTCCAGCGTGGGCTTGGTGGCTGTTGGCAGTGCTGCCTCTTGACAACCGTGCCCAGCTCACCATCCTGGCCATGCCCTCCCTCAAGGACCGCCTCATTGCCATCCGCAGGGTCCTGATCTTCGTCACGCGCAAGAGACCCCGATGA